One segment of Comamonas thiooxydans DNA contains the following:
- the pilQ gene encoding type IV pilus secretin PilQ, which produces MMGINRSTMAKARWGLTLSGLLLSSAAWAQARIEAVTGALQSGSEVIRVELSEPLAADPTGFVVQSPARIALDFPGVSNGSGKSLLEFNQGNLRSANLVEASGRSRLVLNLKTATTYRLQRQGKSLLILLDPAGAATTAAAAAPVMAPVFENKTAASDAAPIRGIDFRRGSDGSGRVVVSLGSSQVGVDLRQEGKGLTVDFLRTALPENLRKKLDVGDFGTPVQTISTTQQGDRVRMRIDPVGDWEHSAYQSDSQFVVEVRQKKVDTSKLTQGPGYSGEKLSLNFQNIEVRSLLQVIADFTNFNIVTSDTVTGALTLRLKDVPWDQALQIIMDAKGLGMRKSGSVLWIAPKDEIDARTKRDYEAAMEIQKLEPLRTQGFQLNYAKAADILQQITTSTGGGGGGAGASTRFLSTRGSAISEPRTNQLFVTDTPTKLDEMKALLVKLDVPVRQVMIEARIVEARDTFGRSLGVKFGGGAVGSNASMTSSQFLPDGNSGATPKFPSGNFVNLPASVAGVNTVGQVAFSVFNSSMTRFLSLELSALEAEGDGKIISNPRLVTADQNKALIEQGTEYPYSVTAPNGATTIAFKKAVLKLEVTPQITPEGDIILDLDVNKDSRGETTTQGVAIDTKHVKTQVLVENGGTVVIGGIFEMEETNQLNKVPLFGDLPVLGHLFRSNTKASSKREMLVFITPKMLSQARSTSK; this is translated from the coding sequence ATGATGGGTATTAATCGCAGCACTATGGCGAAGGCCCGTTGGGGTCTGACCCTGAGCGGCCTTTTGCTTTCTTCGGCAGCTTGGGCGCAAGCCCGCATTGAGGCTGTTACAGGTGCTTTGCAGTCAGGCTCCGAGGTCATTCGCGTCGAGCTGTCCGAACCGCTGGCTGCAGACCCGACCGGATTCGTGGTTCAGTCTCCGGCGCGTATCGCTCTGGATTTTCCGGGTGTGAGCAATGGCTCAGGCAAGTCGTTGCTTGAATTCAATCAGGGCAATCTGCGTTCGGCAAATCTGGTGGAAGCATCGGGTCGCTCACGTCTGGTATTGAACCTGAAGACGGCCACGACCTATCGCTTGCAGCGCCAGGGCAAATCCTTGCTGATCTTGCTCGATCCCGCAGGTGCCGCGACAACCGCTGCAGCTGCGGCTCCTGTCATGGCTCCGGTGTTTGAGAACAAGACGGCAGCCTCTGATGCGGCTCCGATTCGCGGTATCGACTTTCGCCGTGGTAGCGATGGCTCCGGCCGGGTTGTAGTCAGCCTTGGCAGCAGCCAGGTGGGGGTGGATCTGAGGCAGGAGGGCAAGGGCCTGACAGTGGACTTTCTGCGCACTGCCCTGCCTGAAAATTTGCGCAAGAAGCTTGATGTGGGAGATTTCGGTACGCCTGTGCAAACGATATCGACCACTCAGCAAGGTGACCGAGTGCGCATGCGCATCGACCCGGTGGGTGACTGGGAGCACAGCGCCTACCAGAGCGACAGTCAGTTCGTGGTGGAAGTGCGCCAGAAAAAGGTCGACACCAGCAAGTTGACGCAAGGCCCGGGCTACAGCGGCGAAAAGCTGTCGCTCAATTTCCAGAATATTGAAGTGCGCTCTTTGCTGCAGGTCATTGCGGACTTCACCAACTTCAATATCGTCACCTCGGACACGGTGACAGGTGCCTTGACTCTGCGTCTCAAGGATGTGCCCTGGGACCAGGCGCTGCAGATCATCATGGATGCCAAAGGACTGGGCATGCGCAAGTCCGGCTCCGTGCTCTGGATCGCTCCCAAGGACGAGATCGATGCGCGCACCAAGCGTGACTACGAAGCGGCCATGGAGATTCAGAAGCTCGAGCCCTTGCGCACACAAGGCTTCCAGCTCAACTACGCCAAGGCCGCAGACATCCTGCAGCAGATCACGACCTCGACGGGCGGTGGCGGTGGTGGCGCCGGAGCCAGCACACGCTTCTTGTCCACGCGCGGCTCGGCTATTTCCGAGCCTCGCACCAACCAGCTGTTTGTGACCGACACGCCGACCAAGCTCGATGAAATGAAAGCCTTGTTGGTCAAGCTGGATGTGCCCGTGCGTCAGGTCATGATCGAGGCCCGCATTGTGGAGGCACGCGATACCTTTGGTCGTTCGCTGGGCGTGAAGTTCGGCGGAGGGGCTGTTGGCAGCAATGCATCCATGACATCGTCCCAGTTTCTGCCGGATGGCAATTCCGGAGCGACCCCCAAGTTTCCGAGCGGCAACTTTGTCAATTTGCCGGCCAGTGTTGCTGGTGTTAACACCGTGGGGCAGGTCGCTTTTTCGGTCTTCAATAGCTCGATGACGCGTTTCCTGTCCCTGGAGCTGTCCGCTCTGGAAGCTGAAGGCGACGGCAAGATCATCTCCAACCCCCGTCTGGTGACAGCAGACCAGAACAAGGCCTTGATCGAGCAAGGCACGGAGTATCCTTATTCCGTCACGGCGCCGAACGGCGCCACGACGATTGCGTTCAAGAAGGCCGTGCTGAAGCTCGAAGTGACACCGCAGATTACCCCTGAAGGCGACATCATTCTGGATCTGGATGTGAACAAGGACAGCCGCGGTGAGACCACGACTCAGGGCGTCGCCATTGATACCAAGCATGTCAAGACCCAGGTGCTGGTCGAGAATGGCGGCACGGTCGTGATCGGCGGCATCTTTGAGATGGAGGAGACCAATCAGCTCAACAAGGTACCGCTGTTCGGAGATCTGCCTGTGTTGGGGCACTTGTTCCGTAGCAACACCAAGGCCTCGAGCAAGCGTGAAATGCTGGTTTTCATCACTCCCAAGATGCTGAGTCAGGCGCGCAGCACCAGCAAATAG
- the aroB gene encoding 3-dehydroquinate synthase: MNVETVHIDLGERSYPIVIAEGLLAQSSTWQALPKAAAALVVTNDVVAPLYLSALKQALSSQYAQVHAVVLPDGEAHKDWQTLNLIFDALLQHACDRKTVLFALGGGVVGDMTGFAAASYMRGVPFVQVPTTLLSQVDSSVGGKTAINHPLGKNMIGAFYQPQLVLCDLATLDTLPERELSAGLGEIIKYGPIADMQFFDWLEQNMDGLLRRDRALLAHAVKRSVEIKAWVVGQDEKEAGLRAILNFGHTFGHAIEAGMGYGNWLHGEGVAAGMVMAAELSQRLGLVEASFVSRLRKLIERAGLPVRAAVIDALDNAGRYLELMRVDKKSEAGEIRFVLIDGPGKAVMRSAPDALVREVIDSCCA; encoded by the coding sequence TTGAACGTGGAAACAGTGCATATTGATCTGGGAGAGCGCAGCTATCCCATCGTGATTGCAGAGGGCTTGCTGGCCCAGAGCTCCACCTGGCAGGCATTGCCCAAGGCAGCGGCGGCTCTGGTCGTGACGAATGATGTCGTGGCCCCGCTTTATCTGTCTGCACTCAAGCAGGCTTTGAGCAGCCAGTACGCCCAGGTTCATGCGGTGGTGCTGCCCGATGGCGAAGCGCACAAGGACTGGCAGACGCTGAACCTGATTTTTGACGCCCTGCTGCAGCATGCTTGCGATCGCAAGACGGTGCTGTTTGCACTGGGCGGCGGCGTGGTGGGGGATATGACGGGTTTTGCGGCCGCTAGCTATATGCGCGGCGTGCCTTTTGTGCAGGTGCCGACCACGCTGCTGTCCCAGGTCGACTCTTCGGTGGGAGGCAAGACCGCCATCAACCACCCGCTGGGCAAGAACATGATTGGGGCCTTCTACCAGCCGCAGCTGGTGCTCTGCGATCTTGCTACGCTGGATACCCTGCCCGAGCGCGAGTTGAGCGCAGGTCTGGGGGAAATCATCAAATACGGCCCTATTGCCGATATGCAGTTCTTCGACTGGCTTGAGCAGAACATGGATGGCCTGCTGCGCCGTGATCGCGCGCTGCTCGCCCATGCCGTCAAGCGAAGTGTGGAGATCAAGGCCTGGGTCGTGGGGCAGGACGAGAAGGAAGCGGGTCTTCGCGCGATTCTCAATTTTGGTCATACCTTCGGTCATGCGATCGAGGCCGGCATGGGTTATGGCAACTGGCTGCACGGTGAAGGTGTGGCGGCAGGCATGGTGATGGCGGCGGAACTGTCCCAACGTCTTGGCCTGGTGGAGGCGAGCTTTGTCTCGCGTCTGCGCAAGCTGATTGAGCGAGCGGGCTTGCCGGTGCGCGCAGCGGTCATCGATGCCCTGGACAATGCTGGTCGCTATCTGGAGCTGATGCGGGTCGACAAGAAATCCGAAGCCGGTGAAATCCGCTTTGTGCTGATCGATGGTCCCGGCAAGGCGGTGATGAGGTCGGCACCCGACGCGCTGGTGCGTGAAGTGATCGACAGTTGCTGTGCTTGA
- a CDS encoding pilus assembly protein PilP, whose amino-acid sequence MSRAFLSPVWLVLMSSALLSACTSSEEEQLREWLAQERANARPRVTPLEEPKPFKPQAYTGADGMEPFNPLKLIQVLRKESAQSNISTALLTPELSRRKEPLEAEPLDTMTMVGSLDKKNVPTALVKVGGLLYQVRVGNYLGQNYGKITKITENSIQLREIVQDGGGDWIERTSTLELQEVGK is encoded by the coding sequence ATGAGCAGAGCATTCTTGAGCCCTGTCTGGCTGGTCCTGATGAGCAGTGCTTTGCTGTCGGCTTGCACCTCCTCCGAGGAGGAGCAACTGCGTGAGTGGTTGGCGCAGGAGCGTGCCAATGCCAGGCCTCGCGTGACGCCTCTGGAGGAGCCCAAGCCTTTCAAGCCCCAGGCCTATACAGGGGCTGATGGCATGGAACCCTTCAATCCGCTCAAGCTGATCCAGGTGCTGCGCAAGGAGTCTGCGCAATCCAACATCAGCACGGCGTTGCTCACGCCAGAGCTGAGTCGTCGCAAGGAGCCGCTGGAGGCCGAGCCGCTGGACACCATGACCATGGTGGGCAGTCTCGACAAAAAGAACGTGCCCACGGCCTTGGTCAAGGTCGGCGGCCTGCTCTATCAGGTACGTGTCGGTAACTATCTGGGGCAGAACTACGGAAAGATCACCAAGATTACGGAAAACTCCATCCAGCTAAGAGAAATTGTCCAGGATGGCGGTGGTGACTGGATTGAAAGAACAAGCACTTTGGAGTTGCAGGAGGTTGGCAAATGA
- a CDS encoding shikimate kinase, protein MTVLKKFHIALVGLPGSGKSTIGRYLAKRWSMPFVDVDVAIEEHIGCTIRDFFAKEGESRFRDVEQEVLAALLARVEKTVVATGGGAVLKAENRQELAEHAQVVYLSASPHEIAKRLQRDTQRPLLQVDNPLQRLLDLHAIRDPLYKEVADFVVAGSGLSATQVAQRVAMQIELGQHS, encoded by the coding sequence ATGACTGTTCTAAAGAAATTTCATATTGCTCTTGTGGGTTTGCCAGGCTCCGGCAAATCCACCATCGGACGCTATTTGGCCAAGCGTTGGTCCATGCCTTTTGTGGATGTGGACGTGGCTATCGAAGAGCATATCGGCTGCACGATTCGTGACTTTTTTGCCAAGGAAGGCGAGTCCAGATTCAGGGATGTAGAGCAGGAGGTCCTGGCCGCGCTGCTGGCACGCGTTGAAAAAACCGTGGTTGCCACAGGTGGCGGTGCCGTGCTTAAGGCTGAAAACCGGCAAGAGCTGGCCGAGCATGCACAGGTGGTCTATCTGAGTGCTTCGCCCCATGAAATTGCCAAGCGTCTGCAGCGAGACACGCAGCGCCCCTTGCTGCAGGTGGACAATCCTTTGCAGCGCTTGCTGGATTTGCATGCCATCAGGGATCCGCTCTACAAGGAGGTGGCGGATTTTGTGGTGGCAGGAAGCGGCCTGTCCGCGACTCAGGTGGCTCAGCGAGTGGCCATGCAGATTGAACTCGGTCAGCATTCCTGA
- a CDS encoding deoxyguanosinetriphosphate triphosphohydrolase: protein MTALASYACHPQQSRGRRFAEPPAPTRSDFQRDRDRIVHSSAFRRLVYKTQVFVNHEGDLFRTRLTHSLEVAQLGRSIARSLRLDEDLVEAICLAHDLGHTPFGHAGQDALNECMKPHGGFEHNLQSLRVVDRLEERYPAFDGLNLTFETREGILKHCSLNNAQLLNAREPGGVAQRFLDGTQPSLEAQLCNLADAIAYNAHDVDDGVRSGLITMAQLREAVPLFARYYASTLADWPDLALPDAQRKLLYESIRRMLSDQVYDVIHHSQAGIERAAVRSVQEVRQQGRTLIGFSEEMKAQSLVLKQFLFRQLYRHPQVMQTMNSAQQVVKELFAAYMVEPERMKPRFVQRAHIVTTLHERARVVADFIAGMTDRYAAREHERITGLRLLGEA from the coding sequence ATGACCGCTCTGGCTTCCTACGCCTGCCATCCCCAGCAAAGCCGCGGGCGTCGCTTTGCTGAGCCCCCCGCTCCCACGCGCAGCGACTTTCAGCGCGATCGGGATCGCATTGTTCACTCCTCAGCCTTCAGGCGACTGGTTTACAAGACCCAGGTCTTTGTGAACCATGAGGGTGATCTGTTCCGAACCCGGCTCACGCATTCTCTGGAAGTGGCGCAACTGGGGCGCTCCATCGCGCGTTCTTTGCGGCTGGATGAAGACCTGGTTGAAGCCATCTGTCTGGCGCATGATCTGGGGCACACGCCTTTTGGGCATGCGGGGCAGGATGCGCTCAATGAATGCATGAAGCCCCATGGCGGCTTTGAGCACAATCTGCAAAGCCTGCGTGTAGTGGACAGGTTGGAGGAGCGTTATCCTGCCTTTGACGGTCTGAACCTGACTTTTGAAACGCGCGAGGGAATTCTCAAGCATTGCTCGCTCAACAATGCGCAATTGCTGAATGCACGTGAGCCCGGCGGCGTGGCTCAGCGTTTTCTGGATGGCACTCAGCCTTCTCTGGAGGCGCAGCTATGCAATCTGGCGGATGCGATTGCCTATAACGCCCATGATGTGGACGACGGCGTTCGATCGGGTTTGATCACCATGGCCCAGCTGCGTGAAGCCGTGCCGTTGTTTGCCCGCTATTACGCCTCGACATTGGCGGATTGGCCCGATCTGGCTCTGCCGGATGCTCAGCGCAAGTTGCTCTATGAGAGCATTCGCCGCATGCTCAGTGACCAGGTCTATGACGTCATTCATCACTCACAGGCCGGTATTGAGCGGGCGGCTGTGCGCTCGGTGCAGGAGGTTCGCCAGCAAGGCCGGACGCTGATCGGTTTCAGCGAAGAGATGAAAGCGCAGTCCCTGGTGCTAAAGCAGTTCCTGTTCAGGCAGCTCTATCGGCACCCTCAAGTCATGCAGACCATGAACAGTGCCCAGCAAGTTGTGAAAGAGCTGTTTGCCGCTTATATGGTGGAGCCTGAACGCATGAAACCGCGCTTTGTTCAGCGTGCCCATATCGTCACTACCCTGCATGAACGAGCGCGAGTGGTGGCAGACTTTATTGCGGGTATGACGGATCGTTATGCGGCGCGCGAACATGAGCGCATCACCGGGCTTAGGCTGCTGGGCGAGGCCTGA